TTGAGGCGTCGTTGTAATTTCTCATATCTGTGAATGCAGTATCTTTTTGATACGACGAGGAATATTACTGTGCTGCGGTGTGGTCACACTATACATCTTGACTGTGTTAAGGAGATGGAACGTCATTTTCAGTAAGTTCCTTCTCGTCCTCCTTAGTCCGTCTTGTATCTGTAGTAATCTTAGTTCTTTCGAGCATCCGGTTGGTTTGGTACTTCAAATAATACGTTGTTATGCAGGTACGCTTGCCCCGTTTGCTCAAAATCATATTGTGATATGACCAGTGTCTGGGAAAGACTTGATCAGGAGGTATATAAACACACaacacatataatatatatatatatatatatatatatattcttacaACAATTTCATAGTGCAAGAATGAACATTTCTTTCCGACATGTGAATTTCAGGTTGCTTCCACACCTATGCCTcacatttatcaaaataaaatggtaATGACAGTTCGAACATGGCTTGTTTTTGTGTACAAGGATGTTCCCTAAAGGGccttaatatcttattttgcGATGTATTAGGTATGGATTCTGTGCAACGACTGTGGAGAGACGTCTGAGGTAAACTATCATGTTGTGGCTCAGAAATGCTTGAATTGCAACTCCTACAATACAAAGCAGACGAGAGGCGGCCAGACAACATGCTCGCCTGGAATATCGGAGATGGTTAGATGATAGGGTTGTTGGATAAACTGCATTAACACAAACATCGGTTCGTTTCCTTATTCTTTGCTGATAGCTTCTGTATTTGCCTGCTTAAGAGCATCCCTTAACGCTTAGCTCATTTATCATTGATATCGAACTAAGAATTTACTTATTTAGCCATATAATTTATCGAGTTTTCCTCAGTTGCAAGTATATGCAGAAGTAATactgataaaattatacaagGAGACAGTAGTTTACTAAGAGTGAACTCTAAAACAGTGGATTCCCATTACAACATAGAATAAATCAAATGAATACTTTAGTCTGTCTGTGCCTCATCATCTCTGCACACTGGTCCAATTTCCAGATCTTCAGGAGACTATACTCTCATTACAACACACACTAACGGCTAATGAAGGTTCAAAAGACGTCTTAAGCTTAATGCAGCCATCAACGAACATAAAAGGTCCTTATCAATTCGTATTGCCAGCTTCGTAGAGGTATACATCTCTATTGTGCTTCGGTTGCAAGGGCCTTGCATTTTCCTCGGCATACTGTCGGAAGAAAACATATATGTTGTATAAGCAAAGAGACGAATTTGGAAAACATATTTGTTGTATAAGCAAAGAGTCAAATCAAATTCGTCTCGTCTTTCGTTCAACTACTGCTAGTTTATATTACCAAAGATATGAACTTACATCATGGACGGCTTCTCTGAGTAACTTAACTTGGTCCCTCGAGACAGTCTTCACCTGGAAATAGTTCAAAGATTTGAGTCATGAATTTCTCCAAATTCTAATTACAACAGCGAATCGTCCATTCTACTAACCTTTTTGTTGATTGTCCAAATGACTCCTTCTGTGCAAGGAGGAACAGTGAGTGATCCCATGTATCTGTAGTACCTTTTGCTGCGTATTTTAATGTCTTCTGGATCAATCATTCCCAAGATTTTCTCCTCATCTTTCTTATCGATCATGCTCCGTATATTCGTCATTAACTGTCAATAATCAGAAAATCATTATCATTTAGTACgttataatgatttttgtttttgaagtCAAATCAGATATACAATTACTTGGTGTATTTGTTATGTAAATCGGTTAACGTGTTTGAACTGTATAAAATTCAAGCTTAGTTTGAAAAGAATTTCTGTCAAATTATTACCACCTTTGAGAGAAATTGGTTGGGTTTGCCGATCTTGTAGAAGACTCCAATAACAGCAATCTTGTTTTTCACATTTGGGTCCGTGTTTAGGTGCACCAAATGTAACTCCAGATCGTACCTACGAAGAAAAAACTTCGATTATTCCTATGACGCACAAATCTTGCAAATTTGGTTACGcgaaaattataagaaaaaataaatcacacgccaaaaatattataattatataaaatatatgaataagtACCTTCTGCCGTTGATAGTATGTTCAGACGGAGAGTGCCAATGGGCATTCCGGAGGGGGTACTCCGTCCCgttgatgaaaattgatcCAGCATCACCGAACCATTGCATCTGCATCACAAAATTCATTACTACTATAGTCTCTACCTATGTTTTAACAAGCAAGTTGTTTGCCCCTGACGAAATTTGGTTAgatcaaattaatcataataagtataaatgtaatatttgtgACTTTGTTCGTGTGAtcgatcaatttttttaaaattattatgaatttgagtTTGGGCAAATTTTTTCAGACAAAAGTTTGTATGGAGTAAGTGGTgatttccaaaaatttaaggaaaatatggaacaaaattattagggTATGAGATTTAGTATAACTatgaatacttttttattatgtgaaaAGTTACTAATACCtctttgatgaaattatgtaattctgaATGGAagcttaaaattattaattttaacattattgtattttttctttctctaaaaaattgcaaaaatctaGGCAAGGTGGatcgaaaaatttgaaaaattgtgccaaaaaaaaaaaaaaaaatccacttagtcaacaaaaatttctcaaaaaatttagaaaaacaagtgaaattagaatttataattaataaagacattttgatcagtttactataaaaattggataaaaatctaATAGATATTAAGGGATTGAGCTAATTATTGAACGATTGTTAAAATGAGAGgtattgacatttttttcaaacatcaATAAGCATTTGTAATCATGTGAAATGTGAAATGTGctgattgtaatttattgaaattataacataGTGAGAAAATGTATGAGGTTTGAGGGAGACTGGTGACTGGTGAATGGTGAATGATTCTTACTTGTATATCATGACCTCTGTTCCTGACAGTTGCATTAGCAGCTCTGTAAGTCCTCTTCTCCGACCTGGAAATTATCCGAACTCTCTCGTTGGACATGTCTATCGGAGACTGCAAACTGCCGTTATTGCAAGCCGCCCATTCTTTCTTGATCTGTCCCCATTTCCCCGGACCCATGTCGCTGTTTGCTGCGTACTCAAACTCCCTTTCATCATCTGCACACCCAAACAACCATATACCCCACATCAGATGCTAAAAAGCGCAAATAATCTTGAAATCAATCTTGGTAAGCGTTATTTGCATTCTACGTAGTACGTACCGACTTCTTGAGCGTCGATGGATTTGGGTCCAGCCAGAATAAACAATACAATGAGAAGTGGAGTAATGATGTTTTTTGTTAACTTGCTTTTGCTCTTCATTCTagccctttttcttcttcttcttcttctgttaGAGTTTGGAAGAAACAACAACAATTTGCAGATggtaatgaaatgaaaatcttGATTGATTGTAATATAGCTGTCTTCTGGGGTTTATATAATGAGATTTGGTATGCGGAATGGGAGTTTCATGCGACTTTCTTCATGTCGTGGTTGTGTGTGAACATGACATTTTTTAAGATGGCAATGCACGTTTTATTCTGCACCGAAATGCGACAAACGTCTACACCCtcttattatttctattttttaaagaaatatacatatattctcAACAAACACTACATAaccctttattttaattaattttttacaccagcagaaatagaaaaatgagaagaagGAGAAACGAGTGagcttattttattattattattattttttcttctggtaaattattgtttgtttCTACCTAACTTTATGACTCGttttgataaagaaaaaagaggacttgtttccacgaaatttgaacgaaatataaaaatgtcaTCTCACCGCCTCCAACGCAACCTCACCTATTTTATTCCCAATTTCTAACTCATTCCTATTTCCATGGattctcaattaatatatttcatatattatttttttaatcacatCACAACTGtagcataattattttagctcagcaaaacttaattttcgtattaaacaaaaaatatttattttaaattattattatttgttgatataaatttattgtacaaaataatatttttacatatataaatatatgtatagcatatttatatataaataatgatagaaaatttttaaataaagtcttagtccaacaatttttttgttaacaaaataaaacgaCTTCATTATATTAGATCAAACTTTGTACATTCTGGGAAGTAATACAAATTGCtctgttttaaaaaaatatatggagataaattgatatacttttttcaaataagataatttatccatttgtaatatcacaaggggtaaattgcattaaacacCATAGTCATAAGTGGtgataaaaaggaaaaagggataattacactcccctcccctaagatttggtataattactcGTAGATCTTatgtggtttggaaaattacatctagcatccttgaggtttgttttcgtctaacaaattagTTCCTCAATTAGTCAGAGTTCACTAAATTTGTagatattaacagaaaaactgagtgaaaattgatatataccattgattaacttattactgacctATTATAGGtctaacaatttttttggactaaactatccttataacagTAAAGATATATCTCTTCCTATGCATTAACGCTTGAAGATGTATggggataatttgatcataaaaagatttatttgacttgtaataagtcaataataagtcattcgagtaaatataattttttttgttaatatcagcaaattcggtgaattttgactaacggataTCAagggtgctaaatgtaatttttcaaaatacagaaaatctACATACAAGTACATCAAATCTCAGGAAAGAGGAGTATAATTATCGCTTAGAAAAgatattgatttaatattgatgcatgaaattgaaaatttgtaaaaataactattttaaagGATTGTGAAAGAGTGGgactttaaataaataattaaatattaaaaaaagaatacaaaatgAGACACCAGAAAATACCTgccttaaaaataaaatatggatTATTGAAACATCATTTcgtaattttttagtttttattttacagcCGTCATTTCGTAATCGGTGACGTTAGGGTTGTTGTCGATTCGGACTTGGAGCTTTcaagatattaataaatcattattttggAGAACCGGCCGGTTCATGGtacaatatttcataataaatatacatatacatatatatatatattatgattaaaaaaaattacatctatttctgatatttgtttttgttcaaTGAACAATTCATTCGTTATATAAATCATGACAtttgttgatatcaataaaaaaaattaaataaaatttcatatttagtCCGACTGacttattataaattcatttacatattaaataaatttttcttaactaaattatatatctatatataatttccacACGCTAACATTTATATCATTTGACCTTCTCACATATATTAATGTGTATAGTAACAagagcaatatatatatatatatatatatatatattattttttgggaaGGTAGGTTtcattaaatgataaaaaaaaaaagggatcGAGTACACAAACTGGatctacaaattaaaaatataatttaatgacaagatatcaagtaataattttaaaagtattataaaaaatatatatttgcgacaataattttaatcttattactatatagttataattagtGCCcctaattttgtattttgttgaaGTGTGGGAATGTGTATCTCCAAGCTATATATGTgtcatcacaaaaatattacaggcTTGTATTAATTAGGGGGGAGAGCCTAAGCATCatttattaatcttttttcttttgtgtttttcctAACCCACCTTTCAActgttaattacacttaatttcctacaaaattatatttttcttcaaaaaaagaaaatattaaaattatactcacactctctttaaaaattttatatctaaCCCTAATTCCTTTAAATTAAAgttggacgaaaaatattgacgttAGTAAAAAATCTAGTTCCTTTCCAAAATCTGATTCcttagtgtaattttaaatttttttttaaaaaaaaaatataatttcatatttattggGCAGAGGTAGGTGTAACTTGCCCCAACTTTGAATTATAGAAGTAGCAAACGGGGTTTCAAGAAGTTTCCTCTGAAAAATCTTAGCACACAGAATAGGATACAGAAACATGATGATGTTTTAAGTCAAGTGTAGGACTCATCATTGCCGCAAATCCTAATGGCAGATAAAATGGTGGTGGGCTTATTCCAAATTCGCTGGAGGCTGAACTGAAGCTGGCAAATTTCTATTTGAGGAAAGGGATTCGTCAGCACTTCATACCAAAATATCTTACAGGAAAATGATcagaaagatatatatatatatatatatatatatgtcaaataatgttaatattaatgGAGCATTATAATTACCACTTTGCAAAGATTTCTGCTGCTGATAATTATTTCTCTTAGGTGGAAACCCCACATTGATCCGTTTGCTAATTCCTTGCTCTCCACCCACTTCCACTCATCTCCACTATCAATATGATCATCTGCCTtccaatctctctctctctctctctctctatatatatatatatagatatgcaTTAATGTTGTGGATGGTTACCTCAGAAAACACATATATGGTAATTCAGTGTTTTTATGGCTGGGAAGATTGTAGTAGTGCTGTTCTTGCTACTACTTTTGATGGGGGGAGAAGATGGTTTTGCTCTTTGTATTAGTAGGAAGCTAATGGTGGACGTTGGGAGGGAGGAAAGAGTTGATCATATGGCTGCAGAGGCGGTGCCGAGGGAGTTGGAGGTGGAGCAGGCGGCGGCGACAGAGAGCTCCGCTGCTGCCGACCCGGGTGTGGAAAACCACCATAGCATTCCGAGGGAATCTTGGGATAGCGGCCAAAACAAAAATGGGCCGGCGGCGGGCGTTCAGAGTTACAAGGACGGGAACGCTGCCGGTAACCATGGTTAATCTGTTCGAGATCCTTAGTTCAAGTACAGATGGTGGACTAATGTTTACAAAAGTTGGGTTTATGTAATAGTGTGGTcgaatacatatatatatatatatatatatatattgtatattgtgtgtgtgtgaagaaTTTCATGCATGTGAAGGTGTCGATTGTTTCATGTATTTCGATAGTGCTGTGTGTTTATAAATAGTCTCAGATATTGCTGTTAAATTATATGGCAAGTGTATATAATGTTATAACATTGTATAATATAGATGGAGGTGAGAAGCCAGATCACTTAAGGATTGGGATTTGAATAAAGTTGAAGTTTGGCTCAAACTAACTATAGGATGAAATGCACATCgtgtaaaaaaattttatccaCATTAAATTTGGCAAaactaaatcaattacatagcATCTATGATACATTTGTttggccatttttttttaactttacaCTAATCACACCAACCAAACTCTttcaaagttaaaatttttcgGAGTAGATGATACATTCGATGCTGCTTTTTTAACATGAGCAAAGATCACATTACTGCGCTGCAAAAGTCCTTGTGATAGAAAGTCCAGCTTCGAGGCCTACAGATGAGTAGCCAGAGTTTTCACTTAGTGAAAAATATGGAAGCGCATGATGAGGTAATATAGACGTGTAGAAGAGTAGGGTTATGGGACACCAagaaaacaattcaaaaataaatgattaattttgtcAGAAGTTGAAGATATGAGATGAGAATTTCTCTCATAATGCAACTAttgttagaaaaagaaaaaaaacaaggcACTTTGGCCAACCTTTAACCTTAGTCCGCAGAGCAcattaatacaaatatacatcaaaatttacattGCC
This Sesamum indicum cultivar Zhongzhi No. 13 linkage group LG5, S_indicum_v1.0, whole genome shotgun sequence DNA region includes the following protein-coding sequences:
- the LOC105161349 gene encoding alpha carbonic anhydrase 7-like — encoded protein: MKSKSKLTKNIITPLLIVLFILAGPKSIDAQEVDDEREFEYAANSDMGPGKWGQIKKEWAACNNGSLQSPIDMSNERVRIISRSEKRTYRAANATVRNRGHDIQMQWFGDAGSIFINGTEYPLRNAHWHSPSEHTINGRRYDLELHLVHLNTDPNVKNKIAVIGVFYKIGKPNQFLSKLMTNIRSMIDKKDEEKILGMIDPEDIKIRSKRYYRYMGSLTVPPCTEGVIWTINKKVKTVSRDQVKLLREAVHDYAEENARPLQPKHNRDVYLYEAGNTN